A part of Halobacillus shinanisalinarum genomic DNA contains:
- a CDS encoding aminotransferase A, translating into MEHLINKNLSTIQISGIRQFFNMVSHYDDVVSLTIGQPDIRTPEHVKDAAIQAIHDNHTNYTHNAGLLQLREAISRHVDQRYQLSYNAKDEVIVTIGASQAIDITLRTILQKDDEVLLPGPVYPGYEPLIKLAGASAKHIDTRQHGFKLTAELLEQAITPKTKCLILPYPSNPTGVSLSKEELKEIAAVIKKHNLFMIADEIYSELTYGKDHTSIAVFPEIRDQVIVINGVSKSHSMTGFRIGYLLAPAWLAAHILKVHQYNVSCATSISQYAALEAIDNGKSDPIHMKREYDQRRSYVMERLDKMGLSYQVPDGAFYIFPKFPLGDMSSFDKAVQLVEEAGVALVPGDAFSKYGNGYMRLSYAYSMDTLQKGMARLEEFLT; encoded by the coding sequence ATGGAACATTTAATTAATAAAAACCTATCAACCATTCAAATATCCGGTATTCGACAATTCTTTAATATGGTCAGTCACTATGATGACGTGGTTTCTTTAACCATCGGGCAGCCTGACATTAGAACACCGGAACATGTGAAGGATGCTGCAATTCAAGCAATTCATGACAATCATACGAATTATACCCACAACGCCGGGCTGCTTCAGCTTCGAGAAGCGATCAGTCGGCACGTTGACCAACGCTACCAATTATCTTACAATGCTAAGGATGAAGTTATTGTTACCATTGGGGCCTCACAGGCGATCGATATTACACTACGGACTATTTTGCAAAAAGACGATGAAGTTCTTTTACCTGGCCCAGTTTATCCTGGTTATGAACCCCTTATCAAGTTAGCAGGGGCTTCAGCTAAACACATAGACACAAGACAGCACGGGTTCAAACTTACTGCCGAATTACTCGAGCAAGCAATAACACCAAAGACAAAATGTCTCATTCTGCCATACCCATCAAACCCTACAGGAGTGTCCTTATCTAAAGAAGAGTTGAAAGAAATTGCAGCTGTTATCAAAAAACATAACCTATTTATGATTGCTGATGAAATTTATAGTGAACTTACTTATGGTAAAGACCACACTTCTATCGCTGTCTTTCCCGAGATACGCGACCAAGTTATTGTTATAAACGGCGTATCTAAATCACACTCTATGACTGGTTTTAGAATCGGCTACTTATTAGCTCCTGCATGGTTAGCTGCGCATATTCTCAAAGTACATCAATATAATGTCTCGTGTGCCACATCCATTAGTCAATACGCAGCTTTAGAAGCAATAGACAATGGCAAATCCGACCCCATTCATATGAAAAGAGAATATGATCAGAGAAGATCCTATGTCATGGAACGTCTTGATAAAATGGGGCTAAGCTATCAAGTTCCAGATGGAGCGTTTTACATCTTTCCTAAATTCCCACTTGGGGATATGTCTTCCTTTGATAAAGCGGTACAGCTTGTTGAAGAAGCGGGTGTTGCCCTCGTACCGGGAGATGCTTTTTCCAAATATGGAAATGGGTATATGAGGCTCTCCTATGCTTACAGTATGGACACGCTGCAGAAAGGAATGGCTCGCCTAGAGGAATTCTTAACGTAA
- a CDS encoding FbpB family small basic protein produces the protein MRPNRISFEELVNQNKERLLNDQQALEKIDKQIDEKRAKTIDKTKIVN, from the coding sequence ATGAGGCCAAATCGAATCTCTTTTGAAGAGCTAGTGAACCAAAATAAGGAACGGCTCTTGAATGATCAGCAAGCTTTAGAAAAAATCGACAAACAAATTGATGAGAAAAGAGCAAAAACGATAGATAAAACTAAAATTGTAAATTGA